In Actinobacillus indolicus, a single genomic region encodes these proteins:
- a CDS encoding PTS sugar transporter subunit IIA, whose product MSLILISHGEFAEGLLDTAEMILGKIDNAQTVCLYPHEGSEDFQVKFEQALANASGEIVVFCDIMGGTPCNVAMRYLPKLSGLYSGMNLPMVISYVSEEGTDGLLENAKEQIHDVAQQLKNLALGDDE is encoded by the coding sequence ATGAGCTTAATTTTAATCAGTCACGGAGAGTTTGCGGAAGGCTTACTGGATACTGCCGAAATGATTTTAGGCAAAATCGACAATGCTCAAACCGTCTGCTTATATCCACACGAAGGCAGTGAAGATTTCCAAGTGAAATTTGAGCAAGCACTGGCGAATGCAAGCGGTGAGATTGTGGTTTTTTGCGACATTATGGGCGGTACGCCGTGTAATGTGGCAATGCGTTACTTGCCAAAATTATCAGGACTATATAGCGGAATGAATTTACCGATGGTGATTAGCTATGTGAGTGAAGAAGGCACGGACGGCTTGCTGGAAAATGCCAAAGAGCAAATTCACGATGTGGCTCAACAACTTAAAAACTTAGCGTTAGGCGATGATGAATAG
- a CDS encoding glycoside hydrolase family 35 protein codes for MPFQIGEKDFLLNGKPFKILSGAVHYFRIVPEYWYKTLYNLKAMGCNTVETYVPWNLHQPQPDQFNFSKRADLVKFLQTAKDLGLYVILRPTPYICAEWEFGGLPAWLLNIPNIRLRQNDPLFIAEIDRYFQELLPRIAPYQITQGGNILMMQIENEYGSFGNDKNYLRAIRALMLIHGVNVPLFTSDGAWQNALEAGALIEDDILPTGNFGSRANENLDELQRYIDKHGKSYPLMCMEFWDGWFNRWKEPLIRRDAQDLADCTKELLERASINFYMFQGGTNFGFWNGCSARLDTDLPQVTSYDYDAPVHEWGEPSEKFYLLQKVLGQYPDASPIVDPILPNITAYPPLAVQNEVSLFGTLDTISECYESPFTQTMEQLGHYYGYLLYRAKPTAYSGEIKLRIYQGRDRIQIFNDKQKVATQYQHEIGNEVMLQTPNGEFQLDLLVENMGRVNYGGKLLAPTQHKGIGAGAVLDLHFHTGWQQYAIDFDRLEEIDFDGEKDSQAPSFYQFKLHLDQEPQDTFIDTRAFGKGVIVVNGENLGRYWNEGPTCYLYLPAPLLHKGENEIIVFETEGVKIDTLTFSDKPIYKELNTKNL; via the coding sequence ATGCCTTTCCAAATCGGCGAAAAGGATTTCCTACTCAACGGAAAACCGTTCAAAATCCTGTCAGGTGCAGTACATTATTTCCGTATCGTACCGGAATACTGGTATAAAACACTCTATAACCTAAAAGCAATGGGGTGTAACACGGTAGAAACTTATGTGCCGTGGAACTTACATCAACCACAGCCTGATCAATTTAACTTCAGCAAGCGGGCGGATTTAGTCAAATTTTTGCAAACAGCAAAAGATCTAGGGCTGTACGTTATTCTTCGCCCAACACCCTATATTTGTGCGGAATGGGAGTTTGGCGGATTGCCTGCGTGGTTGCTCAATATCCCGAATATCCGCTTACGCCAAAACGATCCGTTGTTTATCGCTGAAATCGACCGCTATTTCCAAGAACTGCTTCCACGCATTGCTCCCTATCAAATCACCCAAGGCGGTAATATCTTAATGATGCAGATTGAAAACGAATACGGCTCGTTCGGCAACGACAAAAACTACTTGCGAGCCATTCGGGCGTTGATGTTAATTCACGGGGTGAACGTACCGCTTTTCACGTCAGACGGTGCGTGGCAGAACGCCTTAGAAGCTGGAGCGTTGATCGAAGATGATATTTTGCCGACGGGCAACTTCGGCTCTCGTGCTAATGAAAATTTAGATGAGTTACAACGTTATATCGACAAGCACGGCAAATCTTACCCGTTGATGTGTATGGAATTTTGGGACGGCTGGTTTAACCGTTGGAAAGAGCCTCTGATCCGCCGTGATGCTCAAGATTTGGCGGACTGCACCAAAGAGCTACTTGAACGGGCGAGTATCAATTTCTATATGTTCCAAGGCGGAACGAATTTTGGCTTTTGGAACGGCTGTTCCGCACGGTTAGATACCGATTTACCGCAGGTGACCAGCTATGATTATGATGCCCCTGTTCACGAGTGGGGCGAGCCGTCAGAGAAATTCTACCTGCTACAAAAAGTGTTAGGGCAGTACCCTGATGCCAGCCCGATTGTCGATCCGATTTTGCCAAACATCACTGCTTACCCACCGCTTGCAGTACAAAATGAAGTGTCGCTGTTTGGTACTTTAGACACAATCAGTGAATGTTACGAAAGTCCATTCACTCAAACAATGGAACAGCTAGGGCATTACTACGGCTACCTGCTTTATCGAGCCAAACCGACGGCATACAGCGGTGAGATCAAGCTGAGAATTTACCAAGGCAGAGATCGTATTCAAATTTTCAACGATAAACAAAAAGTCGCCACCCAGTACCAACACGAGATCGGCAATGAAGTGATGTTACAGACACCCAATGGTGAGTTTCAACTTGATCTGTTAGTGGAAAATATGGGACGGGTTAATTACGGCGGTAAGTTGCTTGCACCGACACAACATAAAGGGATCGGTGCAGGGGCGGTGCTTGATCTGCATTTCCACACAGGCTGGCAACAGTATGCGATTGATTTTGACCGCTTGGAAGAGATTGATTTTGATGGCGAAAAAGATAGTCAAGCTCCGTCGTTCTATCAATTTAAGTTACACCTAGACCAAGAACCGCAAGATACCTTTATTGATACCCGTGCATTCGGCAAGGGGGTGATTGTGGTAAATGGTGAGAACTTAGGGCGTTACTGGAATGAAGGCCCGACTTGTTATCTCTATCTACCAGCCCCGTTACTGCATAAAGGTGAAAATGAGATTATCGTCTTTGAAACGGAAGGAGTGAAGATCGATACCTTAACATTTAGCGATAAGCCGATTTATAAAGAGTTGAATACGAAGAATTTATAA
- a CDS encoding HAD family hydrolase: MKAIYIFDFDGTLADTLPLAFMCFRETFLKFNGELLSNLEIEQHFGGSEQAIIEKVVKGSPEQKQQAVEFFYQLYQANHSLYADCPEKIRTMLSKLKQKGKKIAVFTGKGRRSLDYSLTALGLTDYFDLTVSDDDIEHSKPAPDGLLKILDHFELTSEQAIYFGDSQADVISGQQANVETIKIEWISNPTSQVIIKE; this comes from the coding sequence ATGAAAGCAATTTATATCTTTGATTTTGATGGCACACTTGCAGATACACTTCCATTAGCTTTTATGTGCTTTAGAGAAACATTTCTAAAATTTAATGGTGAATTACTGAGCAATTTAGAGATTGAACAACATTTTGGCGGATCGGAACAGGCTATTATCGAAAAAGTCGTAAAAGGTAGCCCTGAGCAAAAACAACAAGCGGTAGAGTTTTTCTATCAACTTTATCAAGCCAACCATTCACTTTATGCGGATTGCCCTGAAAAAATTCGCACAATGCTTAGTAAGCTTAAACAAAAAGGGAAAAAAATTGCGGTATTTACGGGAAAAGGCAGACGTAGCCTTGACTACTCTCTAACGGCTTTAGGCTTAACCGATTATTTTGATTTAACTGTCAGCGATGATGATATTGAACATTCAAAACCAGCCCCAGATGGATTGTTAAAAATACTTGATCATTTTGAATTAACTTCCGAACAAGCTATTTATTTTGGTGACAGCCAAGCAGATGTAATTTCAGGGCAACAAGCTAATGTAGAAACAATTAAAATTGAATGGATTAGTAATCCAACTTCGCAAGTAATTATTAAGGAGTAA
- a CDS encoding PTS system mannose/fructose/sorbose family transporter subunit IID, with the protein MTNSNQQVGNPKGYKLTDADFRQINIRNLFFNQVGWNYERMQGSGYLWIMLPQLRKMYGDNTPELQKMMVMHNQFFNTSPFFNTIVKGIDLALEEKQGVKSLEAVAGIKSGLMGPFAAIGDALFGSLVPAIMGAIAATMAVNGNPLGVGLWVAVAIATMVFRWVQLKIAYREGVNLVTNLSHRLNALTNAATVLGVFVVGVMCATMVNVKVPFVATIGEKVVSAQANLDLILPRLVPALVVFFIYWLLGRPKMNSNKAIMIIIALCILLSWAGLLAKG; encoded by the coding sequence ATGACGAACTCTAATCAACAAGTCGGAAATCCAAAAGGCTACAAATTAACAGATGCGGACTTCCGCCAAATCAATATCCGTAACTTATTCTTCAACCAAGTTGGTTGGAACTACGAACGTATGCAAGGCTCTGGCTATTTATGGATTATGTTGCCACAGCTACGCAAAATGTATGGCGACAACACACCTGAATTACAAAAAATGATGGTGATGCACAACCAATTCTTCAACACCAGCCCATTCTTTAACACCATTGTTAAAGGTATCGACTTGGCACTTGAAGAAAAACAAGGGGTGAAATCACTTGAAGCCGTTGCAGGTATCAAATCAGGTTTAATGGGACCATTTGCCGCTATCGGTGATGCCCTATTCGGCTCACTCGTCCCAGCAATTATGGGGGCGATTGCTGCAACAATGGCAGTAAACGGCAACCCGCTTGGTGTCGGCTTATGGGTTGCGGTAGCGATTGCCACAATGGTATTCCGTTGGGTACAACTCAAAATCGCTTATCGTGAAGGGGTAAATTTAGTGACCAACCTAAGTCACCGCTTGAACGCATTAACCAACGCTGCAACAGTGCTTGGGGTATTCGTTGTGGGGGTAATGTGTGCCACGATGGTGAATGTCAAAGTACCGTTTGTCGCCACTATCGGTGAGAAAGTCGTTTCCGCCCAAGCGAACTTAGACCTTATCTTACCAAGATTAGTCCCTGCGTTAGTCGTGTTCTTCATCTACTGGTTACTCGGCAGACCGAAAATGAACTCTAACAAAGCGATTATGATCATCATCGCCCTCTGTATCTTGCTCTCTTGGGCTGGATTGTTGGCTAAGGGCTAA
- a CDS encoding PTS mannose/fructose/sorbose/N-acetylgalactosamine transporter subunit IIC — protein MIEWWQILLITLYAFYQILDEITIVSSAGSPVFAGFITGLIMGDLTTGLLIGGSMQLTILGVGTFGGASRIDANSGTVIATAFSVAAGMDPQLALTTLAVPIAALMVYTDILARMSNVFFAHRIDKNIQDHAYSAITVNYLCGAIAWGLSRALPIFLALVFGGPFVASLAEAMQTGFLKVIADGLTLAGGVLPALGFAILLRYLPTKRHIAYLILAFSLTAIFITLFGNINAVGASTGVSNSISSVPMLAMAAIGFAFAYIVYQRSVEGGSAPVAKQNTTSDKGEIEDDEL, from the coding sequence ATGATCGAATGGTGGCAAATACTTTTGATAACGCTCTATGCGTTCTATCAAATCCTAGATGAAATCACGATTGTATCTAGTGCTGGTTCACCTGTGTTTGCAGGCTTTATCACAGGTTTAATTATGGGCGATTTAACAACAGGATTGTTAATCGGCGGTTCAATGCAATTAACTATTTTAGGTGTAGGTACTTTCGGTGGTGCATCTCGTATTGATGCAAACTCGGGTACTGTTATCGCAACAGCATTCTCTGTTGCAGCTGGAATGGATCCACAATTAGCTTTAACGACCTTAGCTGTTCCAATCGCAGCGTTAATGGTTTATACCGATATTTTAGCGAGAATGTCTAACGTATTCTTCGCTCACCGTATCGACAAAAATATCCAAGACCACGCTTATAGTGCAATCACAGTAAACTATCTCTGCGGTGCAATCGCTTGGGGTCTATCTCGTGCATTACCAATCTTCTTAGCGTTAGTGTTTGGTGGTCCATTTGTGGCAAGCCTGGCAGAAGCAATGCAAACAGGCTTCTTAAAAGTTATCGCAGATGGCTTAACCCTTGCAGGTGGCGTATTACCGGCGTTAGGTTTCGCAATCTTACTTCGTTACTTACCGACAAAACGTCACATTGCATACTTAATCCTTGCATTCTCACTCACAGCAATCTTCATTACTCTCTTCGGTAACATCAATGCTGTCGGTGCATCAACAGGTGTAAGCAACTCAATCAGCAGCGTACCAATGCTTGCAATGGCAGCAATCGGATTTGCATTCGCCTACATTGTTTACCAACGTAGCGTAGAAGGTGGCTCAGCCCCAGTTGCAAAACAAAATACCACTTCTGACAAAGGAGAAATTGAAGATGACGAACTCTAA
- a CDS encoding PTS system mannose/fructose/N-acetylgalactosamine-transporter subunit IIB produces the protein MAILNVRIDGRLIHGQVANLWTSYLNITRIMVVDEVAANNDIDKAGLRLACPAGVNLSVLPVEKAAANINEGRYDSQRVLLVTRTPQTILQLVEAGVNLPEVNAGNMPKTDLTRPIRKTVHVTEDDVEVFRKLSEKGVKLTAQLVPNEEKVDLMKLL, from the coding sequence ATGGCAATTTTAAATGTACGCATTGATGGACGTTTAATCCACGGTCAAGTGGCAAACTTATGGACGTCTTATCTCAATATCACTCGCATTATGGTCGTCGATGAAGTCGCGGCAAATAATGACATTGATAAAGCAGGCTTACGCTTGGCTTGCCCAGCAGGGGTGAATTTAAGCGTGTTGCCTGTGGAAAAAGCAGCTGCCAACATTAACGAAGGGCGTTATGACTCTCAACGTGTTTTGTTGGTGACAAGAACCCCACAAACGATCTTACAGCTTGTGGAGGCAGGCGTAAATCTGCCGGAAGTAAATGCAGGGAATATGCCTAAAACGGATCTAACACGTCCTATCAGAAAAACAGTACACGTGACTGAAGACGATGTGGAAGTGTTTAGAAAACTTTCTGAAAAAGGCGTGAAGCTCACCGCTCAGTTAGTGCCTAATGAAGAAAAAGTCGATTTAATGAAACTTTTATAG
- a CDS encoding SIS domain-containing protein, with the protein MILHIANQTLEKQNAFWTAKEIAQQPATWRETFSIVTSSDVVSFTQPLVERAKKGELRIIFTGAGTSAFIGDVVAPILSEKLGCVVEAIASTDLVSSPYQYLFADKPTLLVSFGRSGNSPESIGAVERVNDIVKEAYHLAITNNVNGALFAKCTQNPTAYALALPDSTHDKGFAMTSSASNMMLAALLSLAPDAFSEEWVESFVTVTEQLLEQDLLEIQRLAHLPLKRIVYLGSGHFQGLARETSLKLLELTAGERLGFFESSMGFRHGPKSLVQDETLIFIFLSQQPYTAQYDRDLYQELVRDKKAREVVLLGDTSGSIHAEIHKLDDAARIFPFLVIGQLYSFYSSLYLGYTTDNPCPTGEVNRVVQGVTIYPY; encoded by the coding sequence ATGATTCTCCATATTGCTAACCAAACATTAGAAAAACAGAACGCTTTTTGGACAGCAAAAGAAATCGCTCAACAGCCAGCAACTTGGCGTGAAACCTTTTCTATTGTAACGTCTTCGGATGTCGTTTCATTTACTCAACCACTTGTAGAACGAGCAAAAAAGGGTGAGCTTCGGATTATTTTCACAGGTGCAGGCACATCGGCTTTTATTGGTGATGTTGTTGCCCCCATTCTCAGTGAAAAATTAGGTTGTGTCGTCGAAGCTATTGCAAGCACAGATTTAGTTTCAAGTCCTTATCAATATCTTTTTGCAGATAAACCAACTTTACTTGTTTCATTTGGTCGTTCTGGTAATAGCCCTGAAAGTATCGGTGCAGTGGAGCGTGTCAATGACATTGTCAAAGAAGCCTATCATCTTGCGATTACGAATAATGTCAATGGTGCATTATTTGCAAAATGTACACAAAATCCGACCGCTTACGCCTTAGCATTACCTGATTCAACCCACGATAAAGGCTTTGCGATGACATCCAGTGCAAGCAATATGATGCTTGCAGCCTTGTTATCTCTTGCTCCAGATGCCTTTAGTGAAGAATGGGTAGAAAGTTTTGTTACGGTAACAGAACAACTTTTAGAACAGGATCTACTCGAAATCCAACGTTTAGCCCATCTTCCATTAAAACGGATCGTCTATCTAGGCAGTGGACATTTCCAAGGGCTTGCCCGTGAAACCTCTTTAAAACTGCTTGAGCTGACCGCAGGTGAACGCCTTGGCTTCTTTGAGTCGTCAATGGGCTTCCGTCACGGACCAAAATCCCTTGTTCAAGATGAAACCCTAATTTTTATCTTCTTATCTCAGCAACCTTATACCGCACAATATGACCGTGACCTGTATCAAGAGTTAGTCAGAGATAAAAAAGCCAGAGAAGTGGTGTTATTAGGCGATACAAGCGGCTCGATCCACGCTGAAATTCACAAATTAGATGACGCAGCACGGATTTTCCCATTCTTAGTAATCGGGCAACTCTATTCATTTTATAGCTCGCTCTATCTTGGCTACACCACGGATAACCCTTGTCCGACAGGCGAAGTTAATCGTGTGGTGCAAGGTGTAACGATTTATCCATATTGA
- the agaR gene encoding transcriptional repressor AgaR, with translation MKSGVERRSDILALLQKTGSHRVEALSQHFGVSAVTIRSDLNMLEQQGYITRSHGFAVLNSRLIAELSVADKRNNYPELKQRIGKLAASLLKEGERVILDSGTTTKAIVNHINDLNLTVLTNGLDVAMALVSCPNVEVRMTGGVLRKNAMSFSGVMADNNLQHYRFDKVFLGVDGFDLQKGVTTFNEQEAQLNRLMCDAADQVIVVADSSKFGQYSNFVICQANQIDVLVTDNNIPLSYQEYLENMGVQVLIA, from the coding sequence ATGAAAAGTGGCGTAGAAAGACGTTCTGATATTTTAGCGTTATTACAGAAAACAGGCAGTCATCGAGTTGAAGCATTATCTCAGCATTTTGGAGTGTCAGCGGTTACTATCCGTTCAGATCTAAATATGTTAGAGCAACAAGGCTACATTACGAGATCACACGGCTTTGCTGTATTAAATTCTAGATTAATTGCAGAACTTTCTGTTGCCGATAAACGTAATAATTATCCCGAACTCAAACAACGGATTGGAAAACTTGCAGCGTCTTTATTAAAAGAAGGCGAACGAGTAATTTTAGACTCAGGAACAACAACGAAAGCAATCGTAAATCATATCAATGATCTTAACTTGACAGTATTGACAAACGGACTTGATGTCGCAATGGCATTGGTTTCTTGTCCAAACGTTGAAGTAAGAATGACTGGTGGGGTTTTACGGAAAAATGCGATGTCGTTTTCGGGAGTAATGGCAGATAACAATTTGCAACACTATCGCTTTGATAAAGTCTTCTTAGGTGTTGATGGCTTTGATTTGCAAAAAGGAGTAACAACCTTTAATGAGCAAGAAGCTCAATTAAACCGTTTAATGTGTGATGCCGCAGATCAAGTGATTGTAGTCGCTGACTCAAGTAAATTTGGGCAGTATAGTAATTTCGTTATTTGCCAAGCAAATCAAATAGATGTATTAGTTACAGATAATAACATCCCACTAAGCTATCAAGAATATCTTGAAAATATGGGTGTTCAAGTATTAATTGCGTAA
- the pmbA gene encoding metalloprotease PmbA: MSLTTKEELQYQEKTLRDAVAMALEFAQKAGATAEVGVTKVAGLSVSTRLEQTENIEFNNDGSLGISVYVGKRKGNASTSDLQPKSIQQAVESALAIAKYTSEDECAGLADKELMAFDAPDLDLYHQAEINVDQAVELAIEAEHYALHSDERIVNSDGATFNSHSGIRVYGNTHGLLQSYLSSRYSLSCSVISAYEDQLERDYEYTISRQFEQLASPEWVGCQAAIKAVDRLNPQKLSTCEVPVIFYNDIATGLIGHLAGAISGGALYRKASFLQDKLGEQILPEWFELEEKPHLLRQLASSPFDSEGVYTRDQQIIKNGVLQTYLLTTYSAKKLGMKSTGHAGGIHNWLVKPNRVGGLDSLLKEMGTGLLVTEMLGSAINGVTGEYSRGAAGFWVENGEIQYPVAEITIAGKLQDMFKNMVAVADDIEHRSNIQTGSILLESLKISGE; encoded by the coding sequence ATGTCATTGACTACAAAAGAAGAACTCCAATATCAAGAAAAAACCTTAAGAGATGCCGTGGCAATGGCATTAGAATTCGCTCAAAAAGCAGGTGCGACGGCAGAAGTGGGTGTGACAAAAGTCGCAGGGCTTTCTGTTTCAACACGTTTAGAACAGACAGAAAATATTGAATTTAACAATGATGGTTCATTGGGTATTTCGGTTTATGTGGGCAAACGTAAAGGCAATGCTTCGACATCAGATTTGCAACCAAAATCCATTCAACAAGCGGTCGAATCAGCCTTAGCGATTGCAAAATATACATCAGAAGATGAGTGTGCAGGGTTAGCAGATAAAGAGCTGATGGCATTCGATGCACCTGATTTAGATTTATATCACCAAGCCGAGATTAATGTCGATCAAGCGGTAGAGCTTGCGATTGAAGCTGAACATTATGCACTACATAGTGATGAACGCATTGTAAATAGTGATGGTGCAACCTTTAATTCTCATAGTGGTATTCGTGTTTATGGGAACACACATGGGTTGTTGCAAAGCTATTTATCAAGCCGTTATTCCCTTTCTTGTAGTGTGATTTCTGCCTATGAAGATCAGCTAGAACGAGACTATGAATACACCATTTCTCGCCAATTTGAACAGTTAGCTTCGCCTGAATGGGTTGGTTGTCAAGCGGCGATAAAAGCGGTTGATCGTTTAAATCCACAAAAATTATCCACCTGTGAAGTGCCTGTTATTTTTTACAATGACATTGCAACAGGGCTCATTGGGCATCTTGCGGGGGCGATTAGTGGCGGTGCTTTATATCGTAAAGCGAGTTTTTTACAAGATAAATTAGGTGAGCAAATTTTACCTGAATGGTTTGAATTAGAAGAAAAACCACATCTTCTACGCCAGCTTGCTTCATCACCGTTTGATAGTGAAGGCGTTTATACCCGAGATCAGCAAATTATTAAAAATGGCGTGTTACAAACTTATTTACTAACGACATACAGTGCTAAAAAGTTGGGAATGAAAAGCACAGGGCACGCAGGAGGAATCCATAACTGGCTGGTTAAGCCTAATCGAGTGGGTGGATTAGATAGCTTGTTAAAAGAGATGGGAACTGGGCTATTGGTGACGGAGATGCTTGGCAGTGCTATCAATGGGGTGACAGGGGAATATTCCCGTGGCGCAGCAGGTTTTTGGGTTGAGAATGGTGAAATTCAATATCCGGTTGCAGAAATTACGATTGCAGGGAAACTACAAGATATGTTCAAAAACATGGTTGCCGTGGCGGATGACATCGAGCATCGTTCAAATATTCAAACTGGTTCGATTTTATTAGAAAGTTTGAAAATTTCAGGAGAGTAA
- the yjgA gene encoding ribosome biogenesis factor YjgA, whose product MARKQRDEIDWTDNEEEIIWVSKSEIKRDAEHLKKLGASLIELNSANLAKMPIDDTLRDAIELAQRLRLEARRRQIQYIGKLLRNVDHEPIQEALDKVENRHNQQQALLHKLELIRDDLVENGDNAVNALVDEYPNLDRQHLRNLVRATQKEKQANKPPKNYREIFQYLKSVIVEQE is encoded by the coding sequence ATGGCTAGAAAACAGCGCGATGAAATTGATTGGACAGATAATGAAGAAGAAATTATCTGGGTTAGTAAAAGTGAAATTAAACGAGATGCAGAACATTTAAAAAAACTGGGAGCAAGTCTCATTGAACTGAATTCAGCAAATTTAGCGAAAATGCCTATTGACGATACGCTACGTGATGCAATCGAATTAGCCCAACGTTTACGTTTAGAAGCACGCCGTCGCCAAATTCAATATATTGGTAAATTATTAAGAAATGTTGATCATGAGCCAATTCAAGAAGCATTGGATAAAGTGGAAAATCGCCATAATCAACAACAAGCGTTACTGCATAAACTCGAATTGATTCGTGATGATCTTGTTGAAAATGGGGACAATGCCGTCAATGCCTTGGTCGATGAATATCCAAATCTCGATCGTCAGCATTTGCGTAATTTAGTACGTGCAACTCAAAAGGAAAAACAAGCGAATAAACCACCTAAAAACTATCGCGAAATTTTTCAATATTTAAAATCAGTCATTGTTGAACAGGAATAA
- a CDS encoding SirB2 family protein, with amino-acid sequence MENIFYVHIGLAYISLMLLLLRGILSAKMVDWRAYKLLKIAPHITDTLLLVSGIAIWLYFALGFQPWILAKLFFLVMYIYFATKAFKKGQPFSLKHFILSVVSFMMIMMVATVK; translated from the coding sequence ATGGAAAATATTTTTTATGTGCATATTGGTCTAGCATATATCAGCTTAATGCTATTGCTACTTCGTGGCATACTTTCAGCCAAAATGGTCGATTGGCGTGCCTATAAATTATTAAAAATTGCACCGCATATCACAGACACTTTACTGTTAGTCTCTGGTATTGCGATTTGGCTTTACTTTGCACTGGGGTTTCAGCCTTGGATTTTGGCAAAACTCTTCTTCTTAGTGATGTATATCTACTTTGCAACTAAAGCCTTTAAAAAAGGGCAACCGTTCTCTCTCAAACATTTTATCCTTTCCGTTGTCAGCTTCATGATGATTATGATGGTAGCAACAGTCAAATAA